AAAACAGGAGAACTGCCATACCCAATCCTGTCCACCAGGTCCATTCCTTCAAGCGGTCTTCTCCGGATACAGACGGGGACGTGAGCTTGGTCATCACATTTCCTTGTTGATCCAGGAAGGCGAGTTGACTGTCTGTGGCGACTACGATCTCATACTGGGGAGTTACAGCAAACGCCGTTAAGGCACTGCTATCGCTCGACTTGATCTGCTCGAATGTTTTGGAAGGCACCATCAAGGCGATTTCATCTGGATGTGCGGGATCGAAGCGTTCAATGACATTTTGATCAGAATTGTAGAAAAGAAGACGCCCTGCTGGCCCCACTTTGACATGATCGGGGACGGTACGATTCGTTTCCGAGCGCTCAGAGTGAATGTAGAGCGGACCTTTCACTTGAGCTTCCCCGCTTCCCTGGGGAACGTCGACCTGAAAAAACTCTCCGCGCTTGGTAGTGACATAGGTATGCCGTGGGTCTACTCCTGTGATTTCATTGACGTACACTTCATTAGGCAATTGGATTTGATAGAGTTGTGTGGGGGGTGAATCAGAGGGTACAAATTGATAGGCAATTACTTCAGGATGTTGATACACATAAAAATAAAGGCGATCTTTCGCAACTTGCAGGGAGCGTACCTTGCCAATTCGCTTGTACGAGCTGTTCGCTCCGTATGAATCTTCATACACGACTTGTACGATTTCTCCCTCTGGCGACATTCGCACGATTCTCTCGGATACAGTCCGCAAGCCAAAGCTGTCGAGCTTTGTAATCAGCACGTACGCATATCCTTCTTCGTCGATGGCTACCTCTGTGAAATTTTCCAAGCCTTCTTCTGGATTTTGCTCCAGGACTTGCTGGTACCGTAGCGTCCGATCGGGGTACAGGCTAGTCAGCTTTTGGTGTCCATCCGTTATGAGGACGACATCCTTTTGACTATTGACCGCGATGCTGTTGATCCCTTGAAACGGTTCGTCCTGCTTCCCGCTTCTATTCACGTTCCAAGCGAGCAGCAAGCCGATCCCAACAAATACAATCAGCAGTCCGGTCAACCAGGAATACTTCTTGTTATTTCCCATCGTTTGCGGTTCTCCCATCTCTCGAAAACGTATTTTCGAAAATGATACCAAGCAACATTATACTAAAAATTACAAATTTCGCTATACATCTTCTCTATTTGACATTTATACTACTATACAGATTGATTTTCAATATCTTACCAGATGACTTATGAAAAGGAGTTGGCTTCATGGGACAACTTGTCTGCGGAGGAGCCATGCTACAGTGCAGCTTCGGTGCTGCTCCCAGTTCACTTATGGTGCTCCCGGTGAATCGCGTCACAACCAGTATGCCGATTGCAAACATCATGGACAATAAACCGATGGTAAACGTCCTTCCATTCGGGATGTGCAATACGATGTCCAACCCTCAGGTCGCAGCAGCCACAGCGGCAAAGCTGGGCGTTTTCACTCCGGTCCCCTGCGTTCCTGTCACAGCAGCCCCTTGGGTTCCTGGCTCCCCTACTGTTCTCGTCGCCAACATGCCTGCCCTCAATCAAACCTCCAAGCTCATGTGCAGCTGGGGTGGCGTCATTTCAATCACGAACCCCGGACAAGCGACGATTCAGGTTCCCTGACAAGTAGGGAGGTTACGATATGGACAAACAACTCCAAAAGCTAACGGAACAAACGATTGTCGACCCGCTCACCCATCCGCTCAAAAAATGGGGGCAGGATTGGATAAAAAAAGGAGCCGCCCTCCCCAAGCAAGCCCTCGATTGGATCAAGAACGGCATTGCCGGATTATTCACAAAAAAAGAAACTTCACTCAACGATTACGTGCATATCGGCCGTTTTTACATCGCCAAACGCTTTCTCATTTTGACAGGACTATTCCTCCTTGTCCTGGCCTACTTCCTGTTCATCAATCCTCCCGATGCGCTTAACCGCTTTTTGCAACGTCCCATCGTCATTCACTTAAAAACTCCCAATCAACAGATTTCCGACACGGGTTTGGCGATCATCTACAACCCGGAAGGCACGATGATCTATTCTGGTCAGCTCGTGGATGGTCTGTATGACGGAAAAGGCGAGCTCTATGACGACAATGGCAAGCTTTTCTACAGCGGCGAGTTTAAAAGCGGCACTCCACAAGGCTTGGGCAAAGGATACCGGAAAGGCGTTCTCGTCTATCAAGGCGGGTTTGACAATGGGGTATACGCTGGTCAAGGAGCGTTGTACAACGACAACCAGCAAGTTGTTTTTCGGGGAGATTTCAAAAATGGGAAGCTGGATGGAGCCGGTCAGGAATTGTACACAAATGGCGCAATTAAGTACGAGGGTGCTTTTCAAAACGGCGTGTACAACGGAGCTGGCCGACTTTTTACGAAGGATGGGAAGCTGCTCTACGACGGACTTTTTGACAATGGCTTCTACGGCGGCGAAGGTACCGATTACTACGAAAACGGGCTCGTGCAGTATAAAGGGCAATTTGTGGACGGCAGATACAACGGGGCCGGGAGTCTTTTTGATCGGGATGGCAAGCTCGTTTATGAAGGGCATTTTCGCAATGGGCACTTCAATGGAACCGGAACCAAATTCTCCACCAGTGGCAGCATCGTTTATCAAGGTGATTTTTTGCTGGGCGTGTATCACGGGCAGGGCGAGCTGAAAGATGCAAGTGGCGTAACGCTGTATAAAGGCGGCTTTGCCGAAGGGCATTATCACGGAACGGGAGAGCTTCGTTCTGCCGAAGACGCTCTGTTG
This genomic stretch from Brevibacillus brevis harbors:
- a CDS encoding DUF4280 domain-containing protein, with the protein product MGQLVCGGAMLQCSFGAAPSSLMVLPVNRVTTSMPIANIMDNKPMVNVLPFGMCNTMSNPQVAAATAAKLGVFTPVPCVPVTAAPWVPGSPTVLVANMPALNQTSKLMCSWGGVISITNPGQATIQVP
- a CDS encoding MORN repeat-containing protein; translated protein: MDKQLQKLTEQTIVDPLTHPLKKWGQDWIKKGAALPKQALDWIKNGIAGLFTKKETSLNDYVHIGRFYIAKRFLILTGLFLLVLAYFLFINPPDALNRFLQRPIVIHLKTPNQQISDTGLAIIYNPEGTMIYSGQLVDGLYDGKGELYDDNGKLFYSGEFKSGTPQGLGKGYRKGVLVYQGGFDNGVYAGQGALYNDNQQVVFRGDFKNGKLDGAGQELYTNGAIKYEGAFQNGVYNGAGRLFTKDGKLLYDGLFDNGFYGGEGTDYYENGLVQYKGQFVDGRYNGAGSLFDRDGKLVYEGHFRNGHFNGTGTKFSTSGSIVYQGDFLLGVYHGQGELKDASGVTLYKGGFAEGHYHGTGELRSAEDALLYQGQFRAGAYDGIGVLYDKEGLPLYKGFFREGRIHLPGFIGISRSKLEEIMGKPDDDTPKEAEGAVPPPADQKAPEVPPVKDTTLSPQKLSYREMNMAFTLEPAPGLPGKQIVTAVHVYHPQVISIVKEDRNELDSKSAILPKTSSTYSTRTGAITSYLVDPYLYLYFYQAQQKEPVQLDVTKAEGV